The Aquila chrysaetos chrysaetos chromosome 16, bAquChr1.4, whole genome shotgun sequence genome has a segment encoding these proteins:
- the TMEM200B gene encoding transmembrane protein 200B isoform X2 — protein MTAESAETNGPMREPEGGTTKPPVPPAPPRRRGRRLRRKSPPEVPVKGQLRMRSPSGAFVMVGISVVLVGMTIAVVGYWPHRGPGGTGAGARNGSIAGDMRREVAAGRHVPHSEKLKLIGPVIMGIGLFIFICANTMLYENRDMETRRLMQKGLYSMAAGLPEGTGPEDGRCRRGDGQPVPKANAECVEGCYQVDLSCQPCPGPCSKWSDCYGPNRLQTTAEFLQHPAASPAASLLSLRSGASAEANLSLSCRTGAESLLSSAVGALALPVIKLNNRLLDAAARGASERAEAGPAEPPSEAPRLSRAPLSGSIASRSQDRGGGDGGGGGGGGHIVINMDGSCPGTEPAAAELSPDAQLHTPGHSKSLDLGQPGMLLVAPIKDRKNRSWPRLDHVSLVGYAKLESTGESSDRLLEPSEPPSRGELRPSSWVVGMERGVRV, from the coding sequence ATGACTGCCGAGAGCGCTGAAACCAACGGACCCATGCGGGAGCCGGAGGGGGGCACGACTAAGCCGCCGGTGCCCCCCGCTCCGCCACGGCGCCGGGGACGCAGGCTGCGGCGCAAGTCACCGCCGGAGGTCCCGGTGAAAGGGCAGCTCCGCATGCGCTCGCCGTCGGGAGCCTTCGTCATGGTGGGCATCTCAGTGGTCCTGGTGGGCATGACCATTGCCGTGGTGGGCTACTGGCCCCATCGGGGACCCGGGGGCACGGGGGCCGGTGCCAGGAATGGCAGCATCGCGGGGGACATGAGGAGGGAGGTGGCTGCCGGGCGCCACGTGCCCCACAGCGAGAAGCTCAAGCTGATCGGCCCCGTCATCATGGGCATCGGGCTCTTCATCTTCATCTGCGCCAACACCATGCTGTACGAGAACAGGGACATGGAGACCCGCAGGCTGATGCAGAAGGGGCTCTACTCCATGGCGGCGGGTCTCCCCGAGGGGACCGGCCCCGAGGACGGGCGCTGCCGGCGCGGGGACGGCCAGCCCGTCCCCAAGGCCAACGCTGAGTGCGTGGAGGGCTGCTACCAGGTGGAtctctcctgccagccctgccccggcccctgcAGCAAGTGGTCCGACTGCTACGGCCCCAACAGGCTCCAGACCACAGCCGAGTTCCTCCAGCACCCGGCAGCAtcgcccgccgcctccctcctCAGCCTCCGCTCCGGCGCCTCCGCCGAGGCCAACCTCAGCCTCTCCTGCCGCACCGGAGCAGAGTCCCTCCTCTCCTCGGCCGTCGGCGCCTTGGCGTTGCCCGTCATCAAGCTCAACAACCGCTTGCTGGacgcggcggcgcggggggccAGCGAGAGGGCCGAGGCGGGACCTGCCGAGCCCCCCTCCGAAGCACCACGGCTCTCCAGGGCTCCGCTCTCTGGCAGCATCGCATCCCGCAGCCAGGAccgtggtggtggtgatggtggtggtggtggtggtggtggccaCATCGTCATCAACATGGATGGCAGCTGCCCCGGCAcggagccggcggcggcagAGCTCAGCCCCGATGCGCAGCTCCACACGCCGGGACACTCCAAGTCCCTGGACCTCGGCCAGCCGGGGATGCTGCTGGTGGCCCCCATCAAGGACCGTAAGAACCGGAGCTGGCCCCGGCTGGACCACGTCAGCCTGGTGGGTTATGCCAAACTGGAAAGTACTGGCGAGTCCTCGGACCGGCTGCTGGAGCCCAGTGAGCCCCCGAGCCGGGGCGAGCTCCGACCCAGCTCCTGGGTGGTGGGGATGGAGCGAGGCGTGCGGGTCTGA
- the TMEM200B gene encoding transmembrane protein 200B isoform X1, which translates to MRQDRCCSSAGFAFPPAGMGGRVAEPETMTAESAETNGPMREPEGGTTKPPVPPAPPRRRGRRLRRKSPPEVPVKGQLRMRSPSGAFVMVGISVVLVGMTIAVVGYWPHRGPGGTGAGARNGSIAGDMRREVAAGRHVPHSEKLKLIGPVIMGIGLFIFICANTMLYENRDMETRRLMQKGLYSMAAGLPEGTGPEDGRCRRGDGQPVPKANAECVEGCYQVDLSCQPCPGPCSKWSDCYGPNRLQTTAEFLQHPAASPAASLLSLRSGASAEANLSLSCRTGAESLLSSAVGALALPVIKLNNRLLDAAARGASERAEAGPAEPPSEAPRLSRAPLSGSIASRSQDRGGGDGGGGGGGGHIVINMDGSCPGTEPAAAELSPDAQLHTPGHSKSLDLGQPGMLLVAPIKDRKNRSWPRLDHVSLVGYAKLESTGESSDRLLEPSEPPSRGELRPSSWVVGMERGVRV; encoded by the exons ATGCGCCAGGACCGATGCTGCTCCTCCGCTGGCTTCGCTTTTCCTCCAGCCGGGATGGGAG GAAGGGTGGCCGAGCCGGAGACGATGACTGCCGAGAGCGCTGAAACCAACGGACCCATGCGGGAGCCGGAGGGGGGCACGACTAAGCCGCCGGTGCCCCCCGCTCCGCCACGGCGCCGGGGACGCAGGCTGCGGCGCAAGTCACCGCCGGAGGTCCCGGTGAAAGGGCAGCTCCGCATGCGCTCGCCGTCGGGAGCCTTCGTCATGGTGGGCATCTCAGTGGTCCTGGTGGGCATGACCATTGCCGTGGTGGGCTACTGGCCCCATCGGGGACCCGGGGGCACGGGGGCCGGTGCCAGGAATGGCAGCATCGCGGGGGACATGAGGAGGGAGGTGGCTGCCGGGCGCCACGTGCCCCACAGCGAGAAGCTCAAGCTGATCGGCCCCGTCATCATGGGCATCGGGCTCTTCATCTTCATCTGCGCCAACACCATGCTGTACGAGAACAGGGACATGGAGACCCGCAGGCTGATGCAGAAGGGGCTCTACTCCATGGCGGCGGGTCTCCCCGAGGGGACCGGCCCCGAGGACGGGCGCTGCCGGCGCGGGGACGGCCAGCCCGTCCCCAAGGCCAACGCTGAGTGCGTGGAGGGCTGCTACCAGGTGGAtctctcctgccagccctgccccggcccctgcAGCAAGTGGTCCGACTGCTACGGCCCCAACAGGCTCCAGACCACAGCCGAGTTCCTCCAGCACCCGGCAGCAtcgcccgccgcctccctcctCAGCCTCCGCTCCGGCGCCTCCGCCGAGGCCAACCTCAGCCTCTCCTGCCGCACCGGAGCAGAGTCCCTCCTCTCCTCGGCCGTCGGCGCCTTGGCGTTGCCCGTCATCAAGCTCAACAACCGCTTGCTGGacgcggcggcgcggggggccAGCGAGAGGGCCGAGGCGGGACCTGCCGAGCCCCCCTCCGAAGCACCACGGCTCTCCAGGGCTCCGCTCTCTGGCAGCATCGCATCCCGCAGCCAGGAccgtggtggtggtgatggtggtggtggtggtggtggtggccaCATCGTCATCAACATGGATGGCAGCTGCCCCGGCAcggagccggcggcggcagAGCTCAGCCCCGATGCGCAGCTCCACACGCCGGGACACTCCAAGTCCCTGGACCTCGGCCAGCCGGGGATGCTGCTGGTGGCCCCCATCAAGGACCGTAAGAACCGGAGCTGGCCCCGGCTGGACCACGTCAGCCTGGTGGGTTATGCCAAACTGGAAAGTACTGGCGAGTCCTCGGACCGGCTGCTGGAGCCCAGTGAGCCCCCGAGCCGGGGCGAGCTCCGACCCAGCTCCTGGGTGGTGGGGATGGAGCGAGGCGTGCGGGTCTGA